The following proteins are encoded in a genomic region of Methanobacterium sp.:
- a CDS encoding 50S ribosomal protein L11, translating into MATETIEILIDGGKATPGPPLGPAIGPLGINMMQVVEQINQKTADFEGMKVPVKIIVDTETRDFEVKVGTPPTTALIMDELKIEKASQDPGVDKVADLKIEQALKVARMKFDALLSADHKSATKEVVGTCVSMGITVEGKDPREVQKEINQGVYDDKLVEKS; encoded by the coding sequence ATGGCAACAGAAACCATTGAAATTCTTATAGATGGAGGTAAAGCCACTCCCGGCCCACCACTAGGCCCTGCAATTGGACCCTTAGGTATCAACATGATGCAAGTAGTGGAGCAGATTAACCAGAAAACAGCAGACTTTGAAGGCATGAAAGTACCGGTGAAAATAATAGTGGACACCGAAACCAGAGATTTTGAAGTTAAAGTTGGAACCCCCCCAACCACCGCACTGATCATGGACGAACTAAAGATAGAAAAAGCATCCCAAGACCCTGGAGTAGATAAAGTAGCAGATCTTAAAATCGAACAAGCTTTGAAGGTTGCCAGGATGAAATTTGATGCATTATTATCAGCTGACCATAAAAGTGCCACTAAAGAAGTTGTGGGTACTTGTGTAAGCATGGGTATCACTGTGGAAGGTAAAGACCCACGAGAAGTTCAAAAAGAAATCAATCAAGGTGTTTACGACGACAAATTAGTCGAAAAATCCTAA
- a CDS encoding 50S ribosomal protein L10, giving the protein MPHVAEWKKEEVKELKTLIESHPVVGMADLSDIPAPQLQKMRQSLRGSAKIKMSRKTLMDLALNDSEKTKVEALTNHMDGQPALIFTEMNPFKLYKILEGSKTPAPARAGSISLNDIVVPKGDTGFMPGPILGELQKIGIPAKIEKGKIVITEDKTIVAEGEEISRDVASMLTRLDIYPMEVGIDLKAAYEDETIYTSDILTIDEEQTLSDVQKAYTQAINLSINAVVFNSASTPTLISKAAGEALNLALNAEVITSKTTDLLLAKAYSQMLALASEAAAKNADAVDEELSNKLSATASVTKAKPSEEEKKEEDEEEQEDEEDKEEDAAAGLGALFG; this is encoded by the coding sequence ATGCCACATGTAGCTGAATGGAAAAAAGAAGAAGTTAAAGAGCTAAAAACCCTTATCGAAAGTCATCCTGTGGTTGGAATGGCAGATCTTTCTGACATACCAGCACCCCAACTCCAAAAAATGCGTCAGAGCCTTCGAGGAAGCGCTAAAATCAAGATGTCCAGGAAGACCTTAATGGATCTAGCTTTAAACGATTCTGAAAAAACGAAGGTAGAGGCCCTAACTAACCATATGGATGGTCAGCCCGCCCTGATATTTACTGAAATGAACCCTTTCAAACTCTATAAGATTTTAGAAGGTAGTAAAACTCCGGCTCCTGCTAGAGCAGGGAGTATATCTCTAAATGATATTGTAGTCCCTAAGGGTGATACTGGATTCATGCCTGGACCCATATTGGGTGAGTTGCAGAAGATTGGTATCCCTGCAAAAATCGAAAAGGGAAAAATAGTTATAACCGAAGATAAAACCATAGTTGCAGAAGGAGAGGAGATCTCACGTGACGTGGCCAGTATGCTTACACGTCTGGATATATATCCAATGGAAGTTGGGATCGACTTGAAAGCAGCCTATGAAGATGAAACCATCTACACCTCTGACATCTTAACCATTGACGAGGAACAAACCTTATCGGATGTACAAAAAGCCTACACTCAAGCAATTAACCTATCAATTAATGCAGTAGTTTTCAACAGCGCTTCGACACCAACTTTAATATCAAAAGCAGCTGGAGAAGCATTGAACTTGGCTTTAAATGCAGAAGTTATTACCTCAAAAACAACCGATCTCTTACTGGCAAAAGCCTACTCTCAGATGCTTGCACTTGCTTCTGAAGCAGCAGCCAAAAATGCTGATGCAGTTGATGAAGAACTCAGCAATAAACTAAGTGCAACTGCAAGTGTTACTAAAGCCAAACCATCTGAAGAGGAAAAAAAGGAAGAAGATGAAGAAGAGCAGGAAGATGAAGAGGATAAAGAAGAAGATGCTGCCGCAGGTTTAGGTGCACTCTTCGGATAA
- the tfe gene encoding transcription factor E, with amino-acid sequence MLKDPNVQEILIDVTKDHENSIPIIQCLLNGKNTDEEIAEETEIRLNIVRRILYKLYDAGVASYKRSKDPETQWYTYSWRFEEEKIAEIISQKFEKFSEEIHQSLEYEEENMFFVCPNGCRYNFEEASERNFICPDCNINMEFQDNSSIITELKQLKERMS; translated from the coding sequence ATGCTTAAAGATCCTAATGTGCAGGAAATTCTCATTGATGTTACCAAGGACCATGAGAACAGCATCCCCATTATCCAATGTTTATTAAATGGCAAAAACACTGATGAAGAGATAGCTGAAGAAACTGAAATTAGACTAAATATTGTTAGACGAATTTTATACAAGTTATATGATGCTGGAGTTGCCAGCTATAAACGAAGTAAGGATCCAGAAACTCAATGGTATACTTACAGTTGGAGATTTGAAGAGGAAAAAATAGCTGAAATTATTTCTCAGAAGTTCGAAAAGTTTTCTGAAGAAATACATCAATCTTTGGAATATGAAGAAGAAAATATGTTCTTTGTATGTCCCAATGGTTGTCGCTATAATTTTGAAGAAGCATCAGAAAGAAATTTCATATGCCCCGATTGTAACATAAACATGGAGTTTCAGGATAATTCATCAATAATAACTGAATTAAAACAATTAAAGGAAAGAATGAGCTAA
- the rpl12p gene encoding 50S ribosomal protein P1 gives MEYIYAAMLLHTAGQEVNEKSVKKVLKAAGSDADEARVKALIAALEDVDIEEAMEKTAVAAAPASAASAPVAEEETAEEETAEEDDEEEKEEEAAAGLGALFG, from the coding sequence ATGGAATATATATACGCAGCAATGTTATTGCACACAGCAGGTCAAGAAGTTAATGAAAAAAGTGTTAAAAAAGTCTTAAAAGCAGCAGGATCAGATGCCGATGAGGCTAGGGTAAAAGCCTTAATTGCAGCCTTGGAAGATGTAGACATTGAAGAAGCAATGGAAAAAACTGCTGTAGCAGCAGCACCCGCATCCGCTGCTAGTGCACCAGTTGCAGAAGAAGAAACTGCAGAAGAAGAAACTGCAGAAGAAGACGACGAAGAAGAGAAAGAAGAAGAAGCTGCTGCCGGTCTCGGCGCACTATTCGGATAA
- a CDS encoding gamma-glutamyl ligase: MNHKYHKDHQSKNVEYFESKNNLATIPIKTDYINPGGSYDVIIEGAVKFLKDDDFLVVSETPLSIAQGRLVDESEFKPSISAYFLAEIWSKYLWGYIFGPILRIKKRTIKNLKKLPPEARSHKEVILNYYGWKHALKPASEAGVDLSNAPGTLVSLLPHDPQSVSEVMEKKILDTSGKKVTVMIIDTDATYKIRKTMFTSLPISIPQIKNNMGIFGYLLGRVGKIIGPTPLAISQPHKIENIMKIAVAAEECQKNHESNMETVYDMQKLSDGNLNGITVEKLNSITHMPAVIVRKSN, translated from the coding sequence ATGAATCATAAATATCATAAGGATCACCAGTCAAAGAATGTTGAATATTTTGAATCAAAAAATAATTTAGCCACCATACCAATTAAAACAGATTATATCAATCCGGGTGGATCTTATGATGTCATTATTGAAGGTGCAGTGAAATTTTTAAAAGATGACGATTTTTTAGTGGTTTCTGAAACACCATTATCAATAGCTCAGGGCAGATTAGTTGATGAATCAGAATTTAAACCATCTATCAGTGCATATTTCCTGGCAGAGATATGGTCTAAATATTTGTGGGGCTATATTTTCGGTCCGATACTGCGTATAAAAAAAAGGACAATTAAAAACCTTAAAAAACTTCCCCCGGAGGCTCGTTCTCACAAAGAAGTTATATTAAATTACTATGGGTGGAAACATGCCCTTAAACCAGCTTCTGAAGCAGGAGTGGATCTGAGTAATGCACCGGGCACTCTTGTTTCATTACTACCTCATGATCCTCAGAGTGTTTCAGAAGTAATGGAAAAAAAAATTTTAGACACAAGTGGTAAAAAAGTTACTGTGATGATTATTGATACTGATGCCACGTACAAAATTAGAAAAACCATGTTTACTTCTTTACCTATTTCTATTCCCCAAATAAAAAATAATATGGGCATTTTTGGATATTTATTGGGTCGGGTTGGTAAAATAATTGGACCCACCCCCTTGGCAATTTCTCAACCCCATAAAATTGAAAATATTATGAAGATAGCTGTAGCTGCAGAGGAATGTCAGAAAAACCATGAAAGTAACATGGAAACTGTTTACGACATGCAAAAACTTTCTGATGGAAACCTAAATGGTATTACTGTGGAAAAATTGAACTCTATAACTCATATGCCAGCTGTAATCGTTCGAAAATCTAATTAA
- the ftsZ gene encoding cell division protein FtsZ, giving the protein MKSIIDNTIKESEKRRDRKTTEKHHGYDSSIDHELEDIIQRSRAKICVIGTGGGGNNTVSRLMEIGIEGAETISMNTDAQDLYYSVSDKKILIGRNTCGGLGAGGIPEVGEECAEESDEEIKEKLEGADMVFVTCGMGGGTGTGSAPIIAKMAKKIGALTIAVATMPFSAEGLRRRENAEKGLEKLQNAADTVIVIPNDKLLEVAPNLPINKAFMVADELLGRAVKGITELITKPGLVSLDFADIRSIMKGSGMAMIGMGESDSGDRAIESVHEALNSPLLDLDISNAKGALINISGSSDLTLNEAEKVVQIVADELDPDANIIWGTQIQEELQNTIRTTIVVAGVKSPYIFGIHSGEPEYIEERHKEKVPESSLEEFIDGVF; this is encoded by the coding sequence TTGAAATCTATTATTGACAATACCATAAAGGAATCCGAAAAAAGAAGGGATAGAAAGACAACCGAAAAGCATCATGGATATGATAGTAGCATCGACCACGAATTAGAAGACATCATTCAACGAAGTCGTGCTAAGATCTGTGTAATTGGAACTGGTGGCGGGGGAAACAATACCGTTTCTCGATTAATGGAGATCGGTATTGAAGGAGCCGAAACCATTTCCATGAATACTGATGCTCAAGATCTATACTACTCAGTCTCCGATAAAAAAATTTTAATAGGTAGAAATACTTGCGGTGGGCTGGGTGCCGGTGGTATACCCGAAGTCGGAGAAGAATGCGCAGAAGAAAGTGATGAAGAAATAAAGGAAAAACTAGAAGGAGCAGACATGGTTTTCGTGACTTGCGGTATGGGTGGAGGAACCGGAACGGGTTCAGCGCCAATTATAGCTAAAATGGCCAAAAAGATCGGTGCTCTTACCATTGCTGTAGCCACAATGCCTTTCAGTGCTGAAGGACTACGTCGAAGGGAAAACGCAGAAAAAGGACTGGAAAAACTCCAGAACGCTGCGGATACAGTTATCGTCATACCTAACGACAAACTTTTGGAAGTAGCTCCAAACTTGCCTATAAACAAGGCATTTATGGTTGCTGACGAACTTCTAGGAAGAGCAGTCAAAGGAATAACCGAGCTCATCACCAAACCAGGATTGGTGAGTCTGGACTTTGCAGATATTAGGAGCATAATGAAAGGGTCCGGCATGGCCATGATTGGAATGGGCGAATCAGACTCAGGGGACCGAGCCATTGAATCTGTGCACGAAGCTCTGAACAGTCCGCTATTGGATTTGGACATTTCCAATGCTAAAGGAGCCCTGATAAACATTTCTGGAAGCTCTGACTTAACTTTAAACGAAGCTGAGAAAGTTGTGCAGATTGTTGCTGACGAACTAGATCCTGATGCTAATATCATCTGGGGTACTCAGATCCAAGAAGAACTGCAAAATACCATCCGCACCACAATTGTTGTGGCTGGAGTCAAATCACCATATATATTTGGCATACATAGCGGAGAACCAGAATACATTGAAGAAAGACATAAAGAAAAAGTGCCAGAATCATCGTTAGAAGAATTCATTGATGGTGTTTTCTAA
- the comA gene encoding phosphosulfolactate synthase, which yields MNAFDFLTPQRNPKTGTGITMMLDKGMGPVTVIDLLEISGKYVDLAKFGWGTSAIHNRKMIKEKVEIYHSYDTIPYPGGTLFEIAYSNNKLEDYLNEADKLGFGAIEISDGTIDISKEEREKLVSMVKDNGYLVITEVGKKDPRKDHLLTINDRTEMVNHDIEWGADFILMEGREGGKGIGLFDEQGEVKEDELQILVKGTRVEKIIWEAPLKNQQVYFILKFGANVNLGNIPSEEITALETMRLGLRGDTMGKVNLG from the coding sequence ATGAATGCTTTTGATTTTTTAACGCCTCAACGCAACCCTAAAACAGGCACTGGAATCACTATGATGTTAGATAAAGGAATGGGTCCGGTAACTGTTATTGATCTCCTTGAAATATCTGGAAAATATGTAGATCTGGCAAAATTTGGATGGGGAACATCTGCCATCCACAATCGTAAAATGATAAAGGAAAAGGTAGAAATCTATCATTCTTATGATACAATCCCTTATCCTGGTGGAACTCTTTTTGAAATTGCCTATTCTAATAATAAATTGGAAGATTATCTTAATGAGGCCGATAAACTGGGATTTGGAGCTATAGAAATATCTGATGGAACTATTGATATCTCCAAAGAAGAAAGGGAAAAACTAGTTTCCATGGTGAAGGACAATGGATATTTAGTTATAACTGAGGTAGGTAAAAAAGATCCAAGAAAAGACCATTTATTAACCATTAATGACAGGACAGAAATGGTAAATCATGATATAGAGTGGGGAGCTGATTTTATACTCATGGAAGGCCGAGAAGGTGGAAAAGGAATAGGTCTTTTCGATGAACAAGGTGAAGTTAAGGAAGACGAATTACAAATATTAGTCAAAGGTACACGAGTGGAGAAGATAATTTGGGAGGCACCACTGAAAAATCAGCAAGTTTACTTTATTTTAAAGTTCGGTGCAAATGTTAATTTAGGTAATATTCCTTCTGAGGAGATCACAGCTCTGGAAACCATGCGGCTAGGATTAAGAGGAGACACTATGGGAAAGGTGAATTTAGGATGA
- a CDS encoding TfuA-related McrA-glycine thioamidation protein, which produces MDQKRIIVFLGPSLSLNDARGILSADYHPPVARGDVDALLNHPPDVIAIIDGVFHYKPAVSHREILRALKLGITVIGGSSMGALRATELDYAGMIGIGEVYKSYKDGKIESDDEVAIVFDPVTHELLSEALVSMSYNFQIAAKRGIITNYDLKVLNETAKKIYYPQRNYMRVFSESGLEKEKIKKLETYLDVEGIDIKAEDAKKVLKYIKKLVQ; this is translated from the coding sequence ATGGATCAAAAAAGAATTATAGTGTTTCTCGGACCTTCTCTTTCTTTAAATGATGCTCGCGGAATATTAAGTGCTGATTATCATCCTCCTGTTGCAAGGGGTGACGTAGATGCATTATTAAACCATCCTCCTGATGTCATTGCTATCATTGATGGAGTTTTCCACTATAAACCCGCAGTTTCCCACCGAGAAATACTTCGAGCCCTAAAATTAGGGATTACAGTTATAGGAGGATCCAGCATGGGTGCGTTAAGAGCTACTGAACTAGATTATGCGGGAATGATTGGAATAGGGGAGGTATATAAAAGTTATAAGGATGGAAAAATAGAATCTGATGACGAAGTGGCCATTGTTTTTGATCCAGTAACCCATGAACTGTTATCAGAGGCTCTGGTAAGTATGAGTTACAATTTTCAGATTGCTGCAAAAAGAGGGATTATCACAAATTATGATCTTAAAGTGCTAAATGAAACTGCTAAAAAAATATATTATCCTCAAAGAAATTATATGCGTGTTTTCAGTGAATCTGGCTTGGAAAAGGAAAAAATCAAAAAACTCGAAACATATCTGGACGTTGAGGGGATCGACATCAAGGCAGAAGATGCAAAAAAGGTTTTAAAATATATTAAAAAATTAGTTCAGTGA
- a CDS encoding TIGR00295 family protein: MFLSQYSQFHSCQVLKEYNCHAFVIEHSKAVMLKATDLASRFGSNVDLDLVKAGAMLHDVGRSKTNGVKHAIVGANILRFNGVPPEIVKIVERHIGAGITKEEAELIGLPAIDYLPITLEEKLVAHADNLIHGTREVELDFVIEKWQKKLGKNHPSIPRIIKLHNELSQNETNHTINDFTIH; the protein is encoded by the coding sequence ATATTTCTGAGTCAATATAGTCAATTTCATTCATGCCAAGTCTTAAAAGAATACAATTGTCATGCTTTCGTGATTGAACACTCAAAAGCAGTAATGCTAAAAGCAACTGATTTAGCATCTAGATTTGGATCAAATGTGGATCTGGATTTGGTTAAAGCCGGTGCCATGCTCCATGATGTGGGTCGTTCCAAGACTAACGGAGTAAAACATGCTATTGTTGGGGCTAATATTCTTAGATTTAATGGTGTTCCACCCGAAATCGTGAAAATTGTTGAAAGACATATAGGTGCGGGGATAACCAAAGAAGAAGCTGAACTAATTGGATTGCCTGCCATTGATTATCTGCCTATTACTCTTGAGGAAAAATTGGTGGCCCATGCGGATAACCTCATACATGGGACACGTGAGGTTGAATTGGACTTTGTTATTGAAAAATGGCAGAAGAAACTTGGCAAAAACCATCCTTCAATCCCTCGAATAATTAAATTGCACAATGAATTATCCCAAAATGAAACTAATCACACAATTAATGATTTTACCATCCATTAA
- a CDS encoding 50S ribosomal protein L1 — protein sequence MKQEILEAVKKAKDESKPRNFTQSIDVVITIKDLDVKKPENRMDEEVLLPNGRGKDVKIAFIADGELALQAKNAGADLVINKPELEEIGKDRKEAKKIANRHDVFVAQADMMPLVGRFLGPVLGPRKKMPKPVPANIKPEPIMERLKSTVKVRIKDQPVIQALVGTQDMDDELIVDNIEAVLNVLDQKLEKGRSQIKSMYVKTTMGPVTRVI from the coding sequence GTGAAACAAGAGATCTTAGAAGCGGTGAAGAAGGCTAAGGATGAATCCAAGCCGAGAAACTTCACACAATCTATTGATGTGGTCATCACCATCAAAGATTTAGACGTGAAAAAACCCGAAAACCGCATGGACGAGGAAGTTCTTCTCCCTAATGGACGGGGTAAAGATGTTAAAATCGCCTTTATTGCCGATGGTGAACTGGCCTTGCAAGCCAAAAACGCCGGGGCAGATCTGGTCATCAACAAGCCCGAACTGGAAGAAATAGGTAAAGATCGGAAAGAAGCCAAAAAAATTGCCAATAGGCATGATGTTTTTGTAGCTCAGGCCGATATGATGCCCCTTGTAGGTAGATTCTTGGGACCTGTATTAGGACCCCGAAAGAAAATGCCCAAACCAGTTCCAGCCAACATCAAACCCGAACCCATAATGGAGAGGCTTAAAAGCACAGTAAAAGTTAGAATAAAAGACCAACCAGTTATACAGGCATTAGTCGGTACACAGGACATGGATGACGAGCTTATTGTAGATAATATAGAGGCAGTCCTGAACGTGCTGGATCAGAAACTGGAAAAAGGGCGTAGCCAGATAAAATCTATGTACGTGAAAACCACTATGGGCCCTGTAACGAGGGTGATCTAA
- a CDS encoding ATP-binding cassette domain-containing protein, translating to MIEEITIMGGFDKLGNPEPVNKVIIKKGEIFGVVGPTGSGKSSLIGDIEQLSQEDTFSKRKILVNGKAPSYEDRTNPRKKMVAQLSQNMNFLADMTVGDFLSLHAKCRGAHSKCVNAVVELANTLTGEPIKKEHDLTILSGGQSRALMVADVAIISNSPIVLIDELENAGIRKHDALEALAGHGKIVMVVTHDPVLALMTDKRIVMKNGGMQSVVGTTGKEKALSQKLNKIDGLMLSLRDQVRNGEVIDDIDLKNLDL from the coding sequence ATGATTGAAGAAATAACAATAATGGGGGGTTTTGATAAGCTAGGAAATCCCGAACCAGTAAATAAGGTCATAATAAAAAAGGGCGAAATATTTGGAGTTGTGGGCCCAACCGGAAGCGGAAAAAGCTCTCTAATAGGTGATATTGAACAGCTTTCCCAGGAAGATACATTCTCCAAGAGAAAAATTTTGGTCAATGGTAAAGCACCCAGCTACGAGGATCGAACCAACCCTAGAAAAAAGATGGTGGCTCAATTATCTCAAAATATGAACTTCCTTGCGGACATGACTGTTGGCGACTTTTTAAGTTTGCATGCTAAATGTCGTGGAGCTCACAGTAAATGTGTAAATGCTGTGGTTGAATTAGCAAACACTCTAACAGGGGAACCCATAAAAAAGGAGCATGACTTGACAATCCTGAGTGGTGGACAATCAAGAGCTTTAATGGTAGCCGATGTTGCCATAATAAGTAATTCACCTATTGTTCTCATTGATGAACTTGAAAATGCAGGAATACGGAAACATGACGCCCTTGAAGCACTTGCTGGCCATGGAAAAATTGTCATGGTAGTAACTCATGATCCTGTGCTTGCACTTATGACTGATAAGAGAATTGTCATGAAAAATGGTGGAATGCAATCAGTTGTGGGAACTACTGGGAAAGAAAAGGCTTTGTCACAAAAATTAAATAAAATTGATGGATTAATGTTGAGTTTACGTGATCAAGTACGTAACGGTGAAGTTATTGATGACATTGACCTAAAAAATTTAGATTTATAA
- the larE gene encoding ATP-dependent sacrificial sulfur transferase LarE → MEIQRKIDDLKAFFKDKKVIIAFSGGADSTLLAFVAKNEAKDALAVTVDNGVMPAEFIQKAEQIAEKIGIKHHTIINDFLKDSKFKTNSSNRCYICKNKIYQKLEEMASNYHYDFIVDGTNITDLFEDRPGIMVNIEKNIKTPLVNIGFTDKDVRTILQDMNVEYNPSTTCLATRIPTGQTITTSKINRIRYAENIISNLTGLDVVRVRDNDGIALIEVKNVNKLLDKDLLNYLVSEFKAVGFKKVTMNISSTDDSGMEMVVYKPCKDEKNRIMLETELPYTLNIPETCHELGNLGKVKCSPKMGVAILEVNGITITIFDKGKIVARRVKDQKEAQNLLIRILPCIRRLK, encoded by the coding sequence ATGGAGATCCAAAGAAAAATAGATGATTTAAAGGCCTTTTTCAAGGATAAAAAGGTTATTATAGCTTTTTCTGGAGGTGCAGACAGCACATTACTGGCTTTCGTTGCAAAAAATGAGGCTAAAGATGCTCTGGCAGTGACAGTGGATAATGGTGTTATGCCTGCAGAATTTATCCAGAAAGCAGAACAGATTGCTGAAAAAATTGGGATAAAACACCATACAATAATAAATGACTTTTTAAAAGACTCTAAATTTAAAACAAATTCTTCAAATCGTTGTTACATTTGCAAAAATAAAATTTACCAGAAACTGGAGGAAATGGCATCAAATTATCACTATGATTTTATTGTTGATGGAACAAACATAACTGATCTATTTGAAGACCGGCCAGGAATAATGGTGAATATAGAAAAAAACATTAAAACACCTCTGGTTAACATTGGTTTCACTGATAAGGATGTGAGAACTATTCTACAAGACATGAATGTTGAATATAATCCATCAACCACTTGTTTAGCCACTAGAATCCCTACAGGACAAACGATTACTACCTCAAAAATTAATCGCATTAGATATGCTGAGAATATAATAAGCAATTTAACTGGTCTTGATGTGGTTAGGGTGAGAGATAATGATGGAATAGCACTTATTGAAGTTAAAAATGTTAATAAACTCCTTGATAAGGACTTATTAAATTATTTGGTTTCTGAATTTAAGGCTGTTGGTTTTAAAAAGGTGACAATGAATATTTCTAGTACTGATGATTCAGGGATGGAAATGGTTGTTTATAAGCCATGTAAAGATGAGAAAAATAGGATAATGTTGGAAACTGAACTTCCATACACTTTAAACATTCCTGAAACTTGCCACGAACTTGGAAATCTGGGTAAAGTGAAATGTTCCCCTAAAATGGGCGTAGCCATATTGGAAGTTAATGGAATAACTATAACAATATTTGACAAGGGCAAAATAGTTGCCAGAAGGGTTAAAGACCAAAAAGAAGCTCAAAATTTGTTAATAAGAATTTTACCATGCATACGAAGGCTGAAATAA
- a CDS encoding transcription elongation factor Spt5, which yields MIYAIRTLVGQEKNVARIIARNVKDSGIGVSAVLVPESLRGYILVESSTKLDLQNPAFKVPHMKGAIDGEISYEEIKSFLKPEPIIASIQKGSIVELISGPFKGEKAKVVRIDESREDVVLELIEAAVPIPVTVKGDQIRLIQKEAD from the coding sequence TTGATTTATGCAATAAGAACCCTGGTAGGTCAGGAAAAAAATGTGGCCCGAATAATTGCCAGGAACGTTAAAGATAGTGGGATCGGAGTCAGCGCAGTTCTTGTTCCAGAAAGTTTAAGGGGATACATATTAGTTGAGTCATCAACAAAACTCGACTTACAAAACCCTGCATTTAAAGTGCCCCATATGAAAGGAGCAATCGATGGCGAAATCTCCTATGAAGAGATAAAAAGCTTTTTAAAACCAGAACCAATAATAGCTTCCATACAGAAAGGTAGTATTGTAGAACTAATTTCTGGACCCTTTAAAGGAGAAAAAGCGAAAGTTGTTAGGATTGACGAATCCAGAGAAGATGTAGTTCTAGAACTTATTGAAGCTGCAGTTCCCATCCCAGTTACAGTTAAAGGTGATCAAATTAGATTAATACAGAAGGAGGCAGACTAA
- a CDS encoding protein translocase SEC61 complex subunit gamma, with protein sequence MNLNKESVANFIKQCQRVLKVSRKPDREEFFNVAKVTGIGIILIGVIGFIIIVISQLIQGTG encoded by the coding sequence ATGAATCTAAACAAAGAATCAGTGGCAAATTTTATCAAACAGTGCCAAAGAGTGTTAAAAGTTTCTCGGAAACCGGATAGAGAAGAATTTTTCAATGTGGCCAAAGTAACCGGTATTGGAATAATCCTCATTGGAGTAATAGGTTTTATAATTATAGTAATCAGCCAATTAATTCAAGGTACTGGATAA